GCAGAACAAGCTTAGTGGACAAAAAAATGCACCAGCGACACATTCCGTTCAATTTTGTACCAATAAGACATCAATTTTACAGTCTGACAGTGGTGAGAAGCAGTTTGATGGGATTACCTACAAAAGGAAGGGAATGAAGGATGGAAGCACAGAGACGGTGAAGGAATTTAGTTTTGCAGCCGCACAAGAAGATCACGTGTCGGATAAAGCAGATAAAACAGAAACCCAAACTGAAACTTTGAGAATGAAGCTCTGGGAGATATTGGGCAATGTTTCTTCACCTAAGAGTCAGCTTTCTAACTCTCAAAGTCATGAGGTCGGTGCCAATAATTTAAAGCCGGGGCAGAATTTTGATCAAAAGGGTGGTGAAGTAGTCAGGCCCAGACAGAATTCAGATACAATAGAAACTGACTCTGAAGACCCTGATCACACTATCAGGAGACCAGTAACTCGTTCGTTGACCCAAAAGAGAGTTTCACCAAAGGTGCAAGTTAAGCGAACTAAATGTGGTCCATCTTCTGGTTACATACAGAAAAATCAAGAGAAGAACATCTTCTCCCTTAAAGGAGGATGGTCTGGGAGAGTAAATGGTTCTGCCAATGGTGGTTCCTCAAAGCCTATGAGGAAGAAGAGTGATAAAAAGAGTACCAAAATTGAGCCACGCAAGATTTTGTTTCCTGAAAAGGATACTTCAGATAAGATCCAGGGAGCAAGTTATAGGAGTGCAGCACCGCTTCCTGCTGAGGAGACACCTTCACCAGGCAAGAAAATGGGAGAGTACCTTGAAGTGGAGAAAAAAATCCAGGAACAAAATTCACGTCAATCCCCTTTGACAGACAAGACAGATCAGCAGGAGGATTTTAACAGTCCAGCAAATGGGGACCAACAAGAAGAAATTGATAATCCTTCTTTAAAGAATGTTGTGGACCAACAAGATGGCTTTGAGAGTCCAACATTTAGAATTGAAACTCCCACCTCAAGTTCTACCCGTACCTCAACTCCAAAAACGGACCAACTGGAACATGATGTTCCCAGTCGTCCACCAACAAAGAAAAGATTTACTGTGGGAGGCATTCGTAGCTTCAGGAATTTGCAGACTTCAAAACCAGATCATTATGGGTCAAATGCACAGAAAGAGTATTCTGTATCCTTTATTGTTTTAGAGGTTCCAATATGATAGTATTGTATTAGTGCTGGTTTCTAAGCTGGAATCTCTTGTATTTCTGCCTTTCGTTTTTCCTTATTGAACTTAAGGGTGATGCagagaaacttaaaaattttccaCCCCAAAAAGCAGTGGTTGATATTGAAGAGAAAGATGCAGAAGATGGCCTGTCTGAATCATCAGCTGAAGAACAGGATTGTAAGAGTTCGGCAGATGGTTCACCCATCCTTGAAGCATATAGTGGTTTGTACACTTGTAAATACTTACATTCAATGTGTGAACAAGGCATTTGTAGTTGTTATTGCTGGCTCCATTTTACAACTGATATTCATGAACACTGATATGCATGAGAAGTAGAGTATGAGAAGCTAAACATGGAATTCtatgttataaaattaatatgattttattgtgtaatAAGAATGGTCATCAGAGAACACCGtagaaaaaaattagatttttaattatgtttactGTTTATGCCAATGAGCTTTAGCACAAATGGctcctcctctctctctaaGAAACGGTGGAGGGCAAGGTTGTTGTGCATGTGTAAACTTATCCTTGCTGAACTCAAACTAGAAATGAAAGTCCAAACTAATCCCTATCTAAGAGCATGAAATTTTAATCCCTATTTGATctcaaactaaataaataaaaacttaaaacctGAAATAATCCAAAGAAAATTGGATGAAAATCTGACATAGAAATTCTGAAGTTATTTTGGCTGTGCTCCTGCATCAGTTCCACATGAACTTCAGTATAGAAGATATTGCTATTAACATCTTATGTATTTGTCACATAAATCCTGTAATTCTTGATTGAAGATACATACATTTGAGATAAGTAGAgtgaagataaaataaatacGTGGGCCTCACTCCACAAGTTATCAACCACTGATAATAAGTTTTATCAACAAAGTAATTGTAACATATTATTAATCTATATTATAGAATGAAAACTCAAGCTTTAACTTTACACCTCAAGCTCGTCGACTAGTAGCTATCATCAGAGTAGACTGTTTATGGTGTCAGGaagtattataatttatatgtttCTTCTTATCCATctcagttaattttttttttttttttttaaattttttgttaccACCATATGCTTCTTTTTCTGCATGTGTTTCTTAGAGTGTTGGTCTGCTTTTATCTAATGGTCATGTGCAGGTTGTAGAGAAGGAGATACATCGTCTCCAGAACCTGGTGCTgctgagaaatcaaatttcacaCTTCGTTCAACTAAAAGGCGCGGGTCCTGTGAAGGCATTAGATTTGATAATATCAGTCCCATGTCACCCTCTCCAAAAGGTACAacttcactatatatatatactactgCTTTTG
The sequence above is drawn from the Quercus lobata isolate SW786 chromosome 12, ValleyOak3.0 Primary Assembly, whole genome shotgun sequence genome and encodes:
- the LOC115969983 gene encoding meiosis-specific protein ASY3 isoform X1 — encoded protein: MEVDAPRNLRDDRMSDCRSISNYQPSSQSRKISIGVMVDSVAKKMSGAAKEDDVAVPTERKNLNVENSIEVKKKGQQVTAPVKRKPIEAPEREGSPWITTRSLHQQSSFPETFFCAEQPATSGRQNKLSGQKNAPATHSVQFCTNKTSILQSDSGEKQFDGITYKRKGMKDGSTETVKEFSFAAAQEDHVSDKADKTETQTETLRMKLWEILGNVSSPKSQLSNSQSHEVGANNLKPGQNFDQKGGEVVRPRQNSDTIETDSEDPDHTIRRPVTRSLTQKRVSPKVQVKRTKCGPSSGYIQKNQEKNIFSLKGGWSGRVNGSANGGSSKPMRKKSDKKSTKIEPRKILFPEKDTSDKIQGASYRSAAPLPAEETPSPGKKMGEYLEVEKKIQEQNSRQSPLTDKTDQQEDFNSPANGDQQEEIDNPSLKNVVDQQDGFESPTFRIETPTSSSTRTSTPKTDQLEHDVPSRPPTKKRFTVGGIRSFRNLQTSKPDHYGSNAQKEYSGDAEKLKNFPPQKAVVDIEEKDAEDGLSESSAEEQDCKSSADGSPILEAYSGCREGDTSSPEPGAAEKSNFTLRSTKRRGSCEGIRFDNISPMSPSPKGTGESSSIQEPLEQSQEDGLSRAIQLFCLELQKLKSRMKSETTKRSSEIVMSVADGISLQLQNLESHIQTDIGKLTGLSKSKRKRFEAKFEEQQNELKLIHEKFKEDINQHLQDFRNMLEGLEAHQIEFKGTMEKKKTSHRKLLLQMEEAVKTQLNDAERRITAIHELARGKMLQLKHVISLCLKEGVLS
- the LOC115969983 gene encoding meiosis-specific protein ASY3 isoform X2, encoding MEVDAPRNLRDDRMSDCRSISNYQPSSQSRKISIGVMVDSVAKKMSGAAKEDDVAVPTERKNLNVENSIEVKKKGQQVTAPVKRKPIEAPEREGSPWITTRSLHQQSSFPETFFCAEQPATSGRQNKLSGQKNAPATHSVQFCTNKTSILQSDSGEKQFDGITYKRKGMKDGSTETVKEFSFAAAQEDHVSDKADKTETQTETLRMKLWEILGNVSSPKSQLSNSQSHEVGANNLKPGQNFDQKGGEVVRPRQNSDTIETDSEDPDHTIRRPVTRSLTQKRVSPKVQVKRTKCGPSSGYIQKNQEKNIFSLKGGWSGRVNGSANGGSSKPMRKKSDKKSTKIEPRKILFPEKDTSDKIQGASYRSAAPLPAEETPSPGKKMGEYLEVEKKIQEQNSRQSPLTDKTDQQEDFNSPANGDQQEEIDNPSLKNVVDQQDGFESPTFRIETPTSSSTRTSTPKTDQLEHDVPSRPPTKKRFTVGGIRSFRNLQTSKPDHYGSNAQKEYSGDAEKLKNFPPQKAVVDIEEKDAEDGLSESSAEEQDCCREGDTSSPEPGAAEKSNFTLRSTKRRGSCEGIRFDNISPMSPSPKGTGESSSIQEPLEQSQEDGLSRAIQLFCLELQKLKSRMKSETTKRSSEIVMSVADGISLQLQNLESHIQTDIGKLTGLSKSKRKRFEAKFEEQQNELKLIHEKFKEDINQHLQDFRNMLEGLEAHQIEFKGTMEKKKTSHRKLLLQMEEAVKTQLNDAERRITAIHELARGKMLQLKHVISLCLKEGVLS